The genomic DNA AGGTGGGAATGAGCGACTATGCGGACAGGCAGATCAGTCAGTTATCTGGTGGGCAGCAGCAACGTGTTTTTTTGGCCAGAGCACTTGCGCAGGACGCTCAGCTTTATTTTATGGATGAACCGTTTGTAGGTGTAGACGCTGCAACAGAAAAAGCTATTATTTCATTGCTCACAGACCTGAAGCGGCAAGGAAAAACCGTACTTGTCGTTCATCATGATTTGTCTACGGTCACAGATTATTTTGATCAGGTCATGCTGCTGAACGGGCATCTGATGGCGTTCGGAGAGACGGCAGATATTTTCACCGAGGAAAATCTGCAACGTACATATGGCGGACGTCTGAGTATACTCAAAACAGGCCCGGATTCCGGCACGATACTCGGAGTGAGGTGAGCGGTATGACAAGCTTGGCTACGCTTTTGACCGATCCGAATATGCAGTGGATTTTGCTGGGCTGCATCTTGCTCGGTTTAAGCAGCGGCGTGATTGGCAGCTTTATGTATTTGCGCAAGCAGTCGCTTATGGGGGATGCTTTGGCACATGCGGCTTTGCCGGGGGTATGTGTAGCGTTTATGATAACGGGCACAAAATCCGTGTTTGGATTTATGATCGGGGCCGCCATTGCAGGCATTGTTGCGACCTTTGCCATCAGTGCGCTGACGCGGTACTCACGAATCAAAAACGATTCGGCAATTGCAGCCGTGCTGTCTGTATTTTTCGGCTTTGGCATTATGCTCTTGACGGAAATCCAGCACAGTGGGGCGGGGAATCAGAGCGGATTGGATAAGTTCCTGTTTGGTCAGGCAGCGGCGATGGTATTATCTGATGTCTACACGATGGCGACTATTTCGGTGGTGCTGATCGGGGTCTGTATACTGTTCTTCAAGGAATTTAAGCTGCTTAGCTTTGATCCCGGCTTTGCCCGTGGACTTGGTTTTCCCGCAGGTTTGCTGGATAAGCTGTTGATGCTGCTGATTGTTATTGCGGTGGTTGCCGGTATTCAGGCGGTGGGTGTCATCATGATGGCGGCCTTGTTGATTACACCCGCAGTGTCTGCAAGATACTGGACGGAGAAGCTGGGGATCATGGTGTGTCTGTCGGGCTTGTTTGGGGCTATAGCGGGCTTCGGTGGAACGGTCATTAGTTCTCTGGGACAAAATCTGCCCACAGGGCCGTTGTGTGTGCTGTGTGCGACTGTCGTGTTCGGGGTGAGTCTGGTTTTTGCACCACAGCGTGGATTGATTTCCAAGGCTATCGTTCGGTTGAACGCCAAAAAGAATCTGGAGCTGGCAGCTGCAACACAGCCAGGAATGGAGCGTGCCCTGTGAGTACATTTTATGTGATCTTGACTGGAATGTTAGTGGCAGGGGGATGCAGCATTGTCGGCTGTTTTCTCGTGCTACGAAAAATGGCCATGATTGGTGATGCCATCAGCCATGCCGTGTTGCCGGGGATTGTCATTGCCTTTTTGATCAGCGGGTCCAGGGATTCGGTGTGGATGATGTTTGGTGCAGCGGTATTGGGACTCCTGACGGTGTATCTGATTCAGCTGTTCCAACAAAGTGGTCTGCAAAGTGACGCCGCCATTGGTGTGGTGTTTACGACACTGTTTGCCATAGGTGTTCTGCTGGTTAGTGTGTTTGCTTCCAATGTCCATCTGGATATGGATCACGTGCTATATGGTGAGATTGCATATGTGCCATGGAATACGCTGGAGATAGCCGGCGTAGATGTCGGTCCGAGAGCGCTTTGGATTACGGGTGCGATGTTCTTGATTAATTTGCTCGTGGTAGGAGTGTTTTTCAAGCAATTTAAAATCACTTCCTTTGATCCCGCACTGGCGGCTTCGCTAGGTATTCCGGTTGTTTTTTTTCACTATCTGCTGATGAGTCTCGTCTCGCTTACGACAGTGGCATCGTTTGAGAGCGTGGGTGCGATTCTGGTGGTAGGAATGCTCGTGGTACCGCCTCTTACGGCTTATCTGCTGACGGAGAAGTTATCCCGTATGATTGTGTACAGCGTCGGGTTGGGGGCGATCAGTTCGGTAGCAGGCTTTTACATAGCAAGTGTACTGGATGCCTCTATTGCCGCATGTATGCTGTGTGTATCAGGTTTGCTGTTGCTGTTGGCCTTTCTCTTTTCCCCGTTCCATGGGGTGGTGTGGCAAAAGTTGTTCCAGCAACGAGGACTGGTTCGTGAAGACAGCAAGTAATTCACAGAAAGCGATCATCTATGAGTGCCTAAAATAGCGTGCAGACAGGTAGAAAATGCCTGAGTGCGCGTTTTTTTGCGCGTATGCTGCCCTGTGTGACTTATTTTGCGCAAGCTGGAGCGGATCGTCTTGAATTGTTGGGGACACGGGAGTACATTCATTACAGCGATACGAGAACGGACGGAACGATCTGTCACGTTGCAGGGAGGTACAAAGATGGAGAGCTTTAAACGTAAATCGCCAGAGGAAATATTGGATTCCATTAACAAATTGCATCGGGGCAGACTCAAAATATACATTGGAGCGGTTAGTGGGTCAGGCAAAACGTATCATATGCTTCAGGAAGGACAATCGCTTCAGCATGAAGGTATCGACGTTGTAATTTGTGCAGTATCGACTATGCAGCGGCGCGAGACGGTGGAGCAGGTGGGCACACTGGAGCGGGTGCCCAGTATCCATTGGGTTCAGGATGGGGCAGAGCAGAAGGATTTGAATCTGAAAGCACTGGAGGAACGCAATCCCGAGGTGGTGCTGGTGGACCATTTGGCACATCGCAACCGGGAAGGCGCCCCATTTCCAACCCGGCTGGAGGATATTCAATATCTGCTGGAGCTGGGGATTAGCGTCATTACGACGGTCAATGTCTATGAACTGGAAGGGATTACGGAATGGGTTTATCAGCTAACAGGGATAGAGGCAGAATATACGGTTCCTATCGACACACTGGAACTGGCGGATGAAATTCGTTTGATTGATGTCACACCCGAAACGATTTTGGAACGGCTGGCGAAAGGGTACATGCATACGCCCAATCCTGAGATGTTTCATCGGGGGAATCTGGGTAAGCTGCGTGAGCTGGCTCTGCGATTGGTAGCGGAGGATGTAAACGATTCGCTGGAGCGGCATCGGGAGGAATTGGGTTTGCACGGGGCGTCAGGAGCCGCAGAGCGTATTTTGGTGCCTGTCCAGTATCACTGGAACGGGTCCATTTATGTACGCAGGGGGGAGCAGGTGGCCAAGCGGCTGGGCGGAGATATGCTGG from Paenibacillus sp. FSL R10-2782 includes the following:
- a CDS encoding metal ABC transporter ATP-binding protein; translated protein: MRHSPLVVHDLSVAYQKKPVLLDVSFEVPEGKLIGIIGPNGAGKSTLIKAALGLIPKLRGEVLVYGKPYKQQLLKVGYVPQRESVDWDFPTNALDVVMMGRYGRLGWFKRPGAADRQAALESLDKVGMSDYADRQISQLSGGQQQRVFLARALAQDAQLYFMDEPFVGVDAATEKAIISLLTDLKRQGKTVLVVHHDLSTVTDYFDQVMLLNGHLMAFGETADIFTEENLQRTYGGRLSILKTGPDSGTILGVR
- a CDS encoding iron chelate uptake ABC transporter family permease subunit, with product MTSLATLLTDPNMQWILLGCILLGLSSGVIGSFMYLRKQSLMGDALAHAALPGVCVAFMITGTKSVFGFMIGAAIAGIVATFAISALTRYSRIKNDSAIAAVLSVFFGFGIMLLTEIQHSGAGNQSGLDKFLFGQAAAMVLSDVYTMATISVVLIGVCILFFKEFKLLSFDPGFARGLGFPAGLLDKLLMLLIVIAVVAGIQAVGVIMMAALLITPAVSARYWTEKLGIMVCLSGLFGAIAGFGGTVISSLGQNLPTGPLCVLCATVVFGVSLVFAPQRGLISKAIVRLNAKKNLELAAATQPGMERAL
- a CDS encoding metal ABC transporter permease, translated to MSTFYVILTGMLVAGGCSIVGCFLVLRKMAMIGDAISHAVLPGIVIAFLISGSRDSVWMMFGAAVLGLLTVYLIQLFQQSGLQSDAAIGVVFTTLFAIGVLLVSVFASNVHLDMDHVLYGEIAYVPWNTLEIAGVDVGPRALWITGAMFLINLLVVGVFFKQFKITSFDPALAASLGIPVVFFHYLLMSLVSLTTVASFESVGAILVVGMLVVPPLTAYLLTEKLSRMIVYSVGLGAISSVAGFYIASVLDASIAACMLCVSGLLLLLAFLFSPFHGVVWQKLFQQRGLVREDSK